In [Mycobacterium] stephanolepidis, the genomic window CGTCTCTACTGCGCGACATCGCCGGCGGCAGCACACCTGCCGAACTCACCGATTGGTCGGCCGACGGCCAGGCCCGACCCGAGATCGTCATGGCCACCGACCTTCCCGCGCGCATCGCCGGGGTCGACTACGCCGACGGGGTGGTGGAACACCGCCTCCGGCAGATCGGTGCCGAGGTAGCGGTGGAGGGCAAGGCCCTGCGGGTCACACCGCCGAGCTGGCGTCCCGATATCGCCGAGGGTGCGGACCTGGTGGAGGAGGTGCTGCGACTCGAAGGACTGGAAGACATCCCGTCGATTCTGCCCGCGGCGCCGCAAGGCGGTGGCCTCACCGCACCGCAACGTCGTCGCCGTGCGGTGGGGAAGTCCCTGGCGCTCAGCGGATACACCGAGATCCTGCCGATGCCGTTCCTGCCTGCCGGGGTGTTCGACGCGTGGGGCCTGGATCAGGACGATCCGCGCCGACGCACCACAAAGGTCCTCAACCCGCTGGAATCCGACCGCCCCGAACTTGCCAGCACGCTCCTGCCCGGGGTGTTTGAGGCGTTGTCGCGCAATATTTCTCGTGGAACCGTCGACGTCGCATTGTTCACAATCGGTCAGGTTGTCCGGCCAACCGAGACGACCCGAGCGATCCCGCTGCTCGACGTGACGGATCGCCCCTCCGAAACCGAGCTCAATGCATTGCTCGAGTCGCTGCCCGCGCAGCCCGTCCATGTGGCACTTGTGCTGACGGGGGCGCGTGAGCCGAATGGGCCGTGGGGGCGTGGGCGAGCCGCCGATGTCACCGACATCCTGGAAGCCGCCCGGATCATCGGGCGGGCGGCCTATGTGGACCTGTCGCTGCGGGCCGGCAGTGAATTGCCGTGGCATCCGGGGCGGTGCGCGGAGATTGTGGCCGATGGCCAGGTTGTCGGGCATGCCGGCGAACTGCACCCGGCGGTCATCGAACGGCTCGGGCTGCCCAAACGCACATGTGCCCTGGAGTTGAGCCTGGACGCGCTTCCTGTCACCAATCCGCTTCCCGCGCCGAGGATCTCGCCGTTCCCGGCAGTGCTTCAGGACGTTTCGTTGGTGGTCGCCGAGCCGGTGCCCGCCGATGCGGTCACCGAGGCGCTACGCGCCGGGGCGGGTGAGTTGATCGAAGAGGTGCGCCTGGTGGAGGTTTACACCGGGCCGCAGGTGGGCGAAGGCAACAAATCGTTGAACTTCCGGCTGCGTTTCCGGGCGACCGACCGCACCCTGACAGAAGACGAGGCCACCGCCGCACGGATAACGGCGGTGGCCTCTGCGGCCGAGCGCGTTGGGGCAACCCAACGCACCTAGCAGGTCTTACTGTCCTCGGCGCTGGTCAGCCTGCTCGCGGTGCTGCTCCTGGCGCTGACG contains:
- the pheT gene encoding phenylalanine--tRNA ligase subunit beta; amino-acid sequence: MRIPYSWLIEVLRVGAPEFSATPASIEETLIRIGHEVEEVIVPGPVTGPLVIGRVAQITELTDFKKPIRFCLVDVGEAEPREIVCGASNFAVDDLVVVALPGVTLPGDFTIATRKTYGHNSDGMICSTTELGLGSDSSGILVLPPGTAEPGADAGEVVGLDDVVFDLSITPDRGYCLSVRGLARDLACAYDLDFVDPAAVQSLPADKPSLPVHIDAGTGVKRFGLRPVIGIDPTAVSPWWLQRRLMLCGIRAISPAVDATNYVMLEIGHPMHAHDNARISGDFRVRFATAGETVITLDDVQRKLEPGDVLIADDAGVTAIGGVMGAGSTEMREDSTDVLLEAAVWDPAAVLRTQRRLHLHSEAGRRYERSVDPAISVAALDRCASLLRDIAGGSTPAELTDWSADGQARPEIVMATDLPARIAGVDYADGVVEHRLRQIGAEVAVEGKALRVTPPSWRPDIAEGADLVEEVLRLEGLEDIPSILPAAPQGGGLTAPQRRRRAVGKSLALSGYTEILPMPFLPAGVFDAWGLDQDDPRRRTTKVLNPLESDRPELASTLLPGVFEALSRNISRGTVDVALFTIGQVVRPTETTRAIPLLDVTDRPSETELNALLESLPAQPVHVALVLTGAREPNGPWGRGRAADVTDILEAARIIGRAAYVDLSLRAGSELPWHPGRCAEIVADGQVVGHAGELHPAVIERLGLPKRTCALELSLDALPVTNPLPAPRISPFPAVLQDVSLVVAEPVPADAVTEALRAGAGELIEEVRLVEVYTGPQVGEGNKSLNFRLRFRATDRTLTEDEATAARITAVASAAERVGATQRT